In a single window of the Ignavibacteria bacterium genome:
- a CDS encoding KH domain-containing protein: protein MKEFIEYIVKQLVDKPEGVTVEETQPAENKLVFSLKVSQEDVGKVIGKQGKTAQAMRVLLTAVAAKEGKKAILEIQD from the coding sequence ATGAAAGAATTCATCGAATATATTGTAAAACAGCTTGTTGATAAACCAGAAGGGGTCACCGTTGAGGAAACTCAACCAGCGGAAAACAAACTTGTCTTCTCCCTCAAGGTAAGTCAGGAAGATGTTGGTAAAGTTATTGGTAAACAGGGCAAAACTGCCCAAGCAATGCGAGTTCTTTTGACTGCGGTTGCTGCCAAAGAGGGGAAAAAAGCAATCCTCGAAATTCAGGATTGA
- the rimM gene encoding 16S rRNA processing protein RimM, translating to MILIGRIIGTHGLKGMLKIKPFTDFSARFNKSEILCVKIENDSFEKFRIDNSFERKGIFYLKFENVNDLTQAEMLVGKDIVIEEGSLKKLESDSFYIHELIGVKVLSESGEILGVITDVFNLRSNDVYELIDNSGKKFLIPAVKDFIEEMNIESGFMKLKNTEGMFD from the coding sequence ATGATCTTAATTGGTAGAATCATCGGCACCCACGGTCTGAAAGGGATGCTGAAAATTAAACCGTTCACGGATTTCTCTGCACGGTTTAATAAGAGTGAAATTTTGTGTGTGAAGATTGAAAATGATTCTTTCGAGAAATTTAGAATTGATAATTCATTTGAGCGAAAAGGAATTTTCTATCTCAAATTTGAAAATGTGAATGATTTGACCCAAGCTGAGATGCTTGTGGGAAAAGATATTGTTATTGAAGAAGGCAGTCTGAAAAAACTTGAGTCTGATTCATTTTACATCCATGAACTTATTGGTGTGAAAGTATTAAGTGAATCAGGTGAAATTCTCGGAGTCATAACAGACGTATTCAATCTTCGCTCAAATGATGTGTATGAATTAATTGATAATTCTGGAAAGAAGTTTTTAATTCCTGCTGTAAAAGATTTCATTGAAGAGATGAATATAGAATCTGGATTTATGAAATTAAAAAATACAGAAGGGATGTTTGATTAG
- the trmD gene encoding tRNA (guanosine(37)-N1)-methyltransferase TrmD, whose product MRIDLISAVPQILESPISHSIVKRAREKDLVEIVIHNLHNYGEGKYRQIDDKPFGGGSGMVLKPEPIFRCVEKLKSERSYDAVIITSAKGKLFDQSMAKKFSLFENLIFICGHYKGIDQRVTELTGAEEISIGRFVLSGGELPALAIVDAIVRLIPGALGDGESALTDTFIDEDYIEPPIYTRPREFEGLKVPQILLEGDHSKIKDWKDKISSES is encoded by the coding sequence GTGAGAATAGATTTAATTTCTGCAGTGCCGCAAATTTTGGAAAGCCCAATAAGTCACAGTATTGTAAAGCGTGCACGGGAAAAAGATTTAGTTGAAATTGTGATTCATAATCTGCACAATTACGGCGAAGGTAAATATCGTCAAATTGATGATAAACCATTCGGAGGCGGAAGCGGAATGGTGCTGAAACCGGAACCGATCTTCCGATGTGTGGAGAAATTAAAAAGCGAAAGAAGTTATGATGCCGTTATCATCACTTCTGCGAAAGGAAAATTATTCGATCAATCAATGGCGAAAAAGTTTTCCTTATTTGAAAATTTGATTTTTATTTGTGGTCATTACAAAGGTATTGATCAACGCGTGACTGAATTAACCGGTGCAGAAGAAATTTCCATTGGCAGATTCGTTTTAAGCGGTGGCGAACTGCCTGCACTTGCGATTGTCGATGCAATAGTCAGATTGATCCCGGGCGCACTCGGTGACGGTGAATCTGCATTAACTGACACTTTCATCGATGAAGATTACATCGAACCGCCGATTTATACCAGACCACGCGAATTCGAAGGACTTAAAGTCCCTCAGATTTTATTAGAAGGAGATCATTCCAAAATTAAAGATTGGAAAGATAAGATTTCCTCAGAGAGTTGA
- a CDS encoding 50S ribosomal protein L19, whose translation MNKLQHAQSLQLRNDFPKFRAGDRVNIHFKVIEGDKERIQQFEGDVISIRGAGIDKTFTVRKISDGVGVERIFPFHSPKIAKIDLVREGRVRRAKLYYLRNLSGKAARIKSK comes from the coding sequence ATGAATAAGCTGCAACATGCACAGTCGTTACAATTGAGAAACGATTTTCCAAAATTTAGAGCCGGTGATCGTGTAAATATTCACTTCAAAGTAATTGAAGGGGATAAAGAACGAATCCAGCAGTTCGAAGGGGATGTAATTTCAATTCGAGGTGCCGGAATAGATAAAACATTCACTGTCCGAAAGATTTCCGATGGAGTTGGAGTGGAGAGAATTTTTCCGTTCCACTCGCCGAAGATCGCTAAAATAGATTTAGTTCGTGAAGGAAGAGTCCGCAGAGCTAAACTTTATTACTTGAGAAATCTTTCAGGAAAAGCTGCGAGAATTAAAAGCAAATAG